A region from the Phycisphaerales bacterium genome encodes:
- a CDS encoding DUF86 domain-containing protein: MPPDSTPPLTSVPDPNDRRRLVHMLQSSRDAQTIVADLDARSLEDDMLRSRALVNCFTEIGEAAVRLSPEARARLGSIPWRDIIGMRNIVVHVYWGIDVAQLVATVRNDLPALIVALEQALAACPPDSPG; the protein is encoded by the coding sequence ATGCCGCCTGATTCGACTCCACCACTGACAAGCGTTCCCGACCCGAACGACCGTCGCCGTCTCGTGCACATGCTCCAGTCCTCTCGCGACGCACAAACCATCGTCGCCGATCTCGACGCACGCTCGCTCGAGGACGACATGCTCCGCTCCCGCGCACTCGTGAACTGCTTTACCGAGATCGGAGAGGCCGCCGTCCGGCTATCACCCGAGGCACGCGCACGCCTGGGATCGATCCCGTGGAGGGACATCATCGGCATGCGCAACATCGTCGTTCACGTCTACTGGGGCATCGACGTCGCACAACTCGTCGCCACTGTTCGCAATGACCTGCCGGCACTCATCGTGGCTCTCGAGCAAGCCCTCGCGGCTTGCCCACCCGATTCCCCCGGCTGA
- a CDS encoding LON peptidase substrate-binding domain-containing protein codes for MTDSPHDNPTDPFDDDHDAEDMGEPSNPAEHSIQVNFGRPMPLFPLDQVALLPQQVLPMHIFEPRYRQMVENVLDTNGQFALATFEGDEWKDQYHARPPLKPAVCIAHIVQHEKLPDGRYNIIVQGICRARILRELPVRDRREPGEPGHGEPGVHYREAILEPVGIEQPQNQDEHQDLADVRSKLDDLLSTGPLLRMNIAGSLLDYVRNFEIPLTAVLELVAFSLVQPQTLRYRLLEEPAALERANLILHELDHLSRLITKAQTQHDAVAGDQLPKGCTWN; via the coding sequence GTGACCGACTCGCCCCACGACAACCCCACCGACCCCTTCGACGACGATCACGACGCCGAAGACATGGGCGAGCCCTCAAACCCCGCCGAGCACTCCATCCAGGTCAACTTCGGCCGGCCCATGCCCCTCTTCCCCCTCGACCAGGTCGCCCTGCTCCCCCAGCAGGTCCTCCCCATGCACATCTTCGAGCCGCGCTACCGCCAGATGGTCGAGAATGTCCTCGACACCAATGGCCAGTTCGCTCTCGCCACGTTCGAGGGCGACGAGTGGAAAGACCAGTACCACGCCCGACCACCACTCAAGCCCGCCGTCTGCATCGCCCACATCGTCCAACACGAAAAACTCCCCGACGGCCGCTACAACATCATCGTCCAGGGCATCTGCCGCGCGCGCATCCTCCGCGAACTCCCCGTCCGCGACCGCCGAGAACCAGGCGAACCAGGCCACGGTGAGCCCGGCGTCCACTACCGCGAGGCCATCCTCGAACCCGTCGGCATCGAGCAGCCCCAGAACCAGGACGAGCACCAGGACCTCGCCGACGTCCGCTCCAAACTCGACGACCTGCTCTCCACAGGCCCCCTCCTGCGCATGAACATCGCCGGCTCGCTCCTCGATTACGTCCGCAACTTTGAGATTCCGTTGACCGCCGTCCTCGAACTCGTGGCCTTCAGCCTCGTCCAGCCCCAGACCCTGCGCTACCGCCTCCTCGAAGAGCCAGCCGCCCTCGAACGCGCAAACCTCATCCTCCACGAACTCGACCACCTCTCCCGACTCATCACCAAGGCGCAGACCCAGCACGACGCCGTCGCCGGCGACCAACTCCCCAAAGGCTGCACCTGGAACTAA
- a CDS encoding HD domain-containing protein, with protein sequence MPTPTQPASPLFAGQAPSTQRFIADLKPSQRVNGLFSIANAQLGRTKTDKPYLRCILGDKTGDITARMWSIDEPTFRRLPVDGFVSVEGETQAYQGELQLIIHQIDPAEPTPEQMRELLPTTKRDIAQMFAEVSRLLGTLEHPAAKALAKAYLDDEFLMREFRQAPAAKSMHHAYLGGLLEHTLTLLDLANRVCPLYPKINRDIVLLGLFLHDLGKTRELVFDRAFSYSDRGELIGHIVEGAIILHDKAQLVMKEQGLRLPPGLLTVLQHIIISHHGEPEFGAAKIPATPEAILVSMLDNLDAKTTMSLAAARPDHAQELNGNFTEKQWALSTKLYRPDPLQK encoded by the coding sequence ATGCCAACCCCGACCCAACCCGCATCGCCACTCTTCGCCGGCCAAGCCCCATCCACCCAACGCTTCATCGCCGACCTCAAGCCCTCCCAGAGGGTCAACGGCCTCTTCTCCATCGCCAACGCCCAACTCGGCCGGACCAAGACCGACAAGCCCTACCTCCGCTGCATCCTCGGCGACAAGACCGGCGACATCACCGCGCGCATGTGGTCCATCGATGAGCCCACCTTCCGAAGGCTCCCCGTCGACGGCTTCGTCAGCGTCGAGGGCGAGACCCAGGCGTATCAGGGCGAACTCCAACTCATCATCCACCAGATCGATCCCGCCGAGCCCACGCCCGAGCAGATGCGCGAGCTCCTCCCGACGACCAAGCGCGACATCGCCCAGATGTTCGCCGAGGTCTCGCGACTCCTTGGCACGCTCGAGCACCCCGCCGCCAAGGCCCTCGCCAAGGCCTACCTCGACGACGAGTTCCTCATGCGTGAGTTCCGCCAGGCGCCCGCAGCCAAGAGCATGCACCACGCCTATCTCGGCGGCCTGCTCGAGCACACCCTCACCCTCCTCGACCTCGCCAACCGCGTCTGCCCCCTTTACCCGAAGATCAATCGCGACATCGTCCTCCTCGGCCTCTTCCTCCACGACCTCGGCAAGACCCGCGAACTCGTCTTCGACCGAGCCTTCTCCTATTCCGATCGCGGCGAACTCATCGGGCACATCGTCGAGGGCGCCATCATCCTCCACGACAAGGCCCAACTCGTCATGAAGGAGCAAGGCCTCCGACTCCCGCCGGGGCTCTTGACCGTCCTCCAGCACATCATCATCTCGCACCACGGCGAGCCCGAGTTCGGCGCCGCGAAGATCCCCGCCACCCCCGAGGCCATCCTCGTCTCCATGCTCGACAATCTCGACGCCAAGACCACGATGTCACTCGCCGCCGCCCGCCCGGATCACGCCCAGGAACTCAACGGCAACTTCACCGAGAAACAGTGGGCCCTCTCCACCAAACTCTACAGACCTGATCCGTTGCAGAAATAG
- a CDS encoding MoxR family ATPase, whose protein sequence is MHERISRLRENIRRVYLGDSRSVDHLIRCVLARGHLLIEDVPGVGKTVLATALARSIDCSFSRIQLTPDMLPSDVLGVSVYDRNPATGAGAFTFKPGPIFAQVVLADEINRTPPRTQAALLEAMGEGTVTTEGKTIALPTPFLLIATQNPAEFEGTYPLPENQLDRFLMRIALGYPDPADERRILDLRPSGVRLHELQPVLSATELIELQSLVDGVKLAPALADYIVAIAGASRRSGALALGLSPRGGLALAQVARATALMDGRDYVIPPDITDNLGVVVPHRVIARGAVGAASAAVEDALAEILRQVPAPA, encoded by the coding sequence ATGCACGAGCGCATCTCGCGGCTGCGAGAGAACATCCGGCGTGTGTATCTGGGGGATTCACGGAGCGTGGATCACCTCATCCGCTGCGTGCTCGCGCGCGGGCACCTGCTCATCGAGGACGTGCCGGGCGTCGGCAAGACCGTCCTCGCGACGGCCCTGGCGCGCTCGATCGACTGCTCCTTCTCGCGGATCCAGTTGACGCCCGACATGCTCCCCTCCGACGTGCTGGGGGTGAGCGTCTATGACCGCAACCCGGCGACAGGGGCCGGGGCGTTCACGTTCAAGCCCGGGCCGATCTTCGCGCAGGTGGTGCTGGCCGACGAGATCAACCGGACGCCGCCGCGAACGCAGGCGGCGCTCCTCGAGGCGATGGGCGAGGGAACAGTGACGACGGAGGGGAAGACGATCGCGCTCCCGACGCCGTTCCTCCTGATCGCGACGCAGAACCCGGCGGAGTTCGAGGGGACGTATCCCCTTCCCGAGAACCAGTTGGACCGCTTCCTGATGCGCATCGCGCTGGGGTACCCCGACCCGGCGGACGAGCGGCGGATCCTGGACCTCCGGCCCTCGGGCGTGCGGCTCCACGAACTCCAGCCGGTCCTCTCGGCGACGGAGTTGATCGAGTTGCAATCGCTCGTCGATGGCGTGAAACTCGCGCCGGCGCTGGCGGATTACATCGTGGCGATCGCGGGGGCGAGCCGGCGGAGCGGGGCGCTGGCGCTTGGGTTGTCGCCGCGCGGCGGGCTGGCGTTGGCACAGGTGGCGCGGGCGACGGCGCTCATGGACGGGCGCGACTATGTCATCCCGCCGGACATCACGGACAATCTCGGGGTAGTCGTGCCGCACCGCGTGATCGCGCGCGGGGCGGTGGGCGCGGCGTCGGCGGCCGTCGAGGACGCGCTGGCGGAGATCCTGCGTCAGGTTCCG
- a CDS encoding nucleotidyltransferase domain-containing protein, with product MLVLHGITFDHDRIGHACRRAAVKRLYLFGSILTDRFAPDSDIDLLVETDPAKPAGLLALGGLQMDLAEILGRQVHLTLLTGVPSKDRPELLAHARALDAA from the coding sequence ATGCTGGTTCTCCACGGTATCACCTTTGACCACGATCGAATCGGTCACGCCTGCCGACGCGCCGCCGTCAAACGTCTCTATCTCTTCGGCTCCATCCTGACCGATCGCTTCGCCCCCGACAGCGACATCGACCTGCTCGTCGAGACCGATCCCGCCAAACCCGCAGGCCTCCTCGCGCTCGGCGGCCTACAGATGGACCTCGCCGAAATCCTCGGAAGACAGGTCCACCTCACGCTGCTAACGGGGGTTCCATCCAAAGATCGCCCGGAACTCCTCGCCCACGCTCGAGCGCTCGATGCCGCCTGA
- a CDS encoding DNA adenine methylase, giving the protein MIKYLGSKRLLIPTILEGVRGAVLESRGGRAHALRRAGGGLTVLDLFSGTSRVGHALKREGYRVVSNDHNAYAHTLATCYVQSDAQDVLDDARLLVREFNAMEVPVGGGGYITETFCERSRYFSPRNGERIDAIREAIARKGLEPDLEAVMLVSLMEAADRVDSTTGVQMAYLKRYAARAANRLELRLPDVLPRAVGGKGEAHKMEALDAARVLSADVAYLDPPYNQHSYLGNYHVWESLVVWDKPEVYGVACKRADCVSRRSVFNSKPRAAAALREVIRAIDARALVVSFSDEGFVSREEMEGMLREWAGTRVSRGVGGGVVRTVAVPSKRYVGAKIGIHNHRGERVGKVSHVTNTEFVFTCVREASRLCVA; this is encoded by the coding sequence ATGATCAAGTACCTTGGCTCGAAGCGGCTGCTGATACCGACGATTCTGGAGGGCGTGCGTGGCGCGGTCCTGGAGTCGAGAGGTGGGCGTGCGCACGCGCTGCGGCGCGCGGGTGGCGGGCTGACGGTGCTGGATTTGTTTTCGGGGACATCACGCGTGGGGCACGCGCTCAAGCGTGAGGGGTATCGCGTGGTGTCGAACGACCATAACGCGTACGCGCACACGCTGGCAACGTGCTATGTGCAATCGGACGCGCAGGACGTGCTCGATGACGCTCGCCTGCTGGTGCGCGAGTTCAACGCGATGGAGGTGCCGGTCGGGGGCGGCGGGTACATCACGGAGACGTTCTGCGAGCGGTCGCGGTACTTCTCGCCGAGGAATGGGGAGCGGATCGATGCGATCCGAGAGGCGATCGCGAGGAAGGGTTTGGAGCCGGATCTTGAGGCGGTGATGCTGGTGTCGCTGATGGAGGCGGCGGATCGGGTGGACTCGACGACGGGGGTGCAGATGGCGTATCTCAAGCGGTATGCGGCCCGGGCGGCGAACCGGCTGGAGTTGCGTCTGCCGGACGTGTTGCCGCGTGCTGTGGGGGGGAAGGGCGAGGCGCACAAGATGGAGGCGCTAGACGCGGCGAGGGTGCTCTCTGCGGACGTGGCGTATCTCGATCCGCCGTACAACCAGCACTCGTATCTAGGGAACTATCACGTGTGGGAGAGCCTGGTGGTGTGGGACAAGCCCGAGGTGTACGGCGTGGCGTGCAAGCGGGCGGATTGTGTGTCGAGGCGGAGTGTGTTTAACAGCAAGCCACGGGCGGCGGCGGCGCTGCGTGAGGTGATCCGGGCGATCGACGCGCGGGCGCTGGTGGTGTCGTTCAGCGATGAGGGGTTTGTGTCACGCGAGGAGATGGAGGGGATGCTGCGCGAGTGGGCGGGGACTCGGGTCTCGCGTGGAGTCGGCGGAGGGGTGGTGCGGACGGTGGCCGTGCCCTCGAAGCGGTATGTGGGAGCGAAGATCGGGATCCACAACCATCGGGGCGAGCGCGTGGGGAAGGTGTCGCACGTGACGAACACAGAGTTCGTGTTCACGTGCGTGCGTGAGGCGTCGCGGTTGTGCGTGGCGTAG
- a CDS encoding phosphoribosylformylglycinamidine cyclo-ligase — MPSPSTRSAAKRPRKSTPAAPNALTYAAAGVDIDQKDAFTESLDSMLKKTHTTRVIPNPGGFAGLFRLDFNAKLFARNYKDPVLVACCDGVGTKVLLARDLNIYNTVGIDLVAMNVNDLVVQGAEPLFFLDYIATPKLDNVFLHQLVEGIANACKACDTALLGGETAHMPDVYSKDDFDLAGFCVGVVDLKRAQNPTRVKPNDVILGLESDGIHSNGYTLVRKIIEKAQRESKLDLKMPEPTLDPTRPLGQVLLTPTRLYAPSITRLLRGYRVKNVISGMAHITGSGMAGNLCRALPKGLDALVDRSTWPRPALFSFLQDHGNVPEEEMWRVFNMGIGYCVIVRPAFAQSIMDKLEKLGERVHVIGKVVRAKSTSAEGAVRFV; from the coding sequence ATGCCCTCGCCCTCCACCCGATCCGCCGCCAAACGTCCCAGAAAGTCCACACCAGCCGCGCCCAACGCCCTCACCTACGCCGCCGCGGGAGTGGATATCGACCAGAAGGACGCCTTCACCGAGTCCCTCGACTCGATGCTCAAGAAGACCCACACCACCCGCGTCATCCCCAACCCCGGAGGATTCGCCGGCCTCTTCCGACTCGACTTCAACGCCAAACTCTTCGCACGAAACTACAAGGATCCCGTCCTCGTCGCCTGCTGCGACGGCGTCGGCACCAAGGTCCTCCTCGCCCGCGACCTCAACATCTACAACACCGTCGGCATCGACCTCGTCGCCATGAACGTGAACGACCTCGTCGTCCAGGGTGCCGAGCCTCTCTTCTTCCTCGACTACATCGCCACGCCCAAACTCGACAACGTCTTCCTCCACCAACTCGTCGAGGGCATCGCCAACGCCTGCAAGGCCTGCGACACCGCCCTCCTCGGCGGCGAGACCGCTCACATGCCCGATGTCTATTCCAAAGACGACTTCGACCTCGCCGGGTTCTGCGTCGGCGTCGTCGACCTCAAACGAGCCCAGAACCCCACACGCGTCAAGCCCAACGACGTCATCCTCGGCCTCGAATCCGACGGCATCCACAGCAACGGCTACACCCTCGTCCGCAAGATCATCGAGAAGGCCCAACGAGAGTCCAAGCTCGATCTCAAAATGCCCGAGCCAACTCTCGATCCAACTCGACCGCTCGGCCAGGTCCTCCTCACCCCTACTCGCCTCTACGCCCCGAGCATCACCAGACTCCTCCGTGGCTACCGCGTCAAGAACGTCATCAGCGGCATGGCCCACATCACCGGCAGCGGCATGGCGGGCAACCTCTGCCGGGCGCTCCCCAAAGGTCTCGATGCCCTCGTCGATCGCTCAACCTGGCCACGCCCAGCGCTCTTCTCCTTCCTCCAAGACCACGGCAACGTACCAGAGGAAGAAATGTGGCGCGTCTTCAACATGGGCATCGGCTACTGCGTCATCGTCCGACCCGCCTTCGCCCAGTCCATCATGGACAAACTCGAGAAACTCGGCGAGCGAGTCCACGTCATCGGCAAGGTCGTCCGCGCCAAGTCAACGTCCGCCGAGGGCGCCGTCCGCTTCGTCTGA
- a CDS encoding methionine adenosyltransferase, whose product MSRTRLFTSESVSMGHPDKVADQISDAILDAMLEQDPYSRVACETMCSTGMVVVAGEVTTKAYVEIPDLVRETIKAIGYTSGDMAFDYESCAVLSSIKRQSPDIAMGVDREGAGDQGMMFGFACRQTPELMPLPIQLAHRLVEQQASVRQQGIIPGLRPDAKSQVTVEMDGSKPVRVDTVVLSTQHDKTWNERQDALKKAVENEILKPVLKDWWNPGITVHVNPTGRFEIGGPHGDCGLTGRKIIVDTYGGYGRHGGGAFSGKDPTKVDRSAAYMARYIAKNVVAAGLADECEIQLSYAIGVAEPTSVYVECFGTEKADPAKMSKAIREVFKLTPRGIIETLQLRKPIYRPTARHGHFGRQASGDLFTWERTDKAESLKSMC is encoded by the coding sequence ATGTCGCGCACGCGTTTGTTCACGTCGGAGTCGGTGTCGATGGGTCACCCGGACAAGGTTGCGGACCAGATCTCGGACGCGATCCTGGACGCGATGCTGGAGCAGGACCCGTACTCGCGAGTGGCATGCGAGACGATGTGCTCGACGGGCATGGTGGTCGTGGCGGGCGAGGTGACGACGAAGGCGTATGTCGAGATTCCCGACCTCGTGCGTGAGACGATCAAAGCGATCGGCTACACGAGCGGGGATATGGCGTTCGACTATGAGTCGTGCGCGGTGCTGAGCAGCATCAAGCGTCAGAGCCCGGACATCGCGATGGGCGTGGACCGCGAGGGCGCGGGCGATCAGGGGATGATGTTCGGGTTCGCGTGCAGGCAGACTCCGGAGTTGATGCCGCTGCCGATTCAACTTGCCCATCGATTGGTGGAGCAGCAGGCGTCGGTTCGTCAGCAGGGGATCATCCCGGGGCTGCGGCCTGACGCGAAGAGCCAGGTCACGGTGGAGATGGACGGGAGCAAGCCGGTCCGCGTGGACACGGTGGTGCTCTCGACGCAGCACGACAAGACGTGGAACGAGCGTCAGGACGCGCTGAAGAAGGCCGTGGAAAATGAGATTTTGAAGCCGGTGCTCAAGGACTGGTGGAATCCGGGGATCACGGTGCACGTGAACCCGACGGGGCGGTTCGAGATCGGCGGTCCCCATGGCGACTGCGGCCTGACGGGGCGGAAGATCATCGTGGACACGTACGGCGGGTATGGCCGCCACGGCGGCGGGGCGTTCAGCGGAAAGGACCCGACGAAGGTCGATCGCTCGGCGGCGTACATGGCGCGGTACATCGCGAAGAACGTCGTGGCGGCGGGGCTTGCGGATGAGTGCGAGATCCAGTTGTCGTACGCCATCGGTGTCGCCGAGCCGACGAGTGTGTACGTGGAGTGCTTCGGGACGGAGAAGGCAGACCCGGCGAAGATGAGCAAGGCGATCCGCGAGGTCTTCAAGTTGACGCCCCGGGGGATCATCGAGACGCTGCAGTTGCGCAAGCCGATCTATCGGCCGACGGCGCGGCATGGTCACTTCGGGCGGCAGGCGTCGGGCGACTTGTTCACGTGGGAGCGGACGGACAAGGCGGAGAGCCTGAAGTCGATGTGCTGA